A part of Bacillus thuringiensis genomic DNA contains:
- a CDS encoding class I SAM-dependent methyltransferase has protein sequence MCKKPIYSNYDIFADIYNKHWGHFAEHSYPAYHKLVLQDALPHSRILDLCCGTGHLTRKLLDHNFVVTGIDGSAQMIEHALHNAPDASFIVDDARFFKVDEPFHYVISAGDSLNHILQLDELKDTFQHVYLALYDGGTFAFDMNMEKSFLENWIASFHISAEEYVCTIDSTYDNENKKAEMNFILFQHDIDNNWTRSDFSFEEACYSNEEIISSLKSVGFKNIQLHGTNRAFFICQK, from the coding sequence ATGTGTAAAAAACCAATTTATTCTAATTATGATATTTTTGCAGACATTTATAATAAACATTGGGGACATTTTGCTGAACACTCCTATCCAGCCTATCATAAACTCGTTTTACAAGATGCACTTCCCCACTCTCGTATATTAGACCTTTGCTGCGGTACTGGTCATCTTACTAGGAAACTACTTGATCATAATTTTGTAGTAACTGGTATAGACGGTTCTGCTCAAATGATTGAACATGCACTTCACAATGCACCAGATGCGTCCTTTATCGTCGACGATGCACGTTTTTTCAAAGTAGATGAGCCTTTCCACTATGTCATCTCAGCCGGTGATAGTTTAAATCATATACTGCAATTAGATGAGCTAAAAGATACTTTTCAACATGTTTATTTAGCATTATATGATGGAGGTACATTTGCATTTGATATGAATATGGAGAAAAGTTTTCTTGAAAATTGGATTGCTTCGTTTCATATTTCAGCGGAAGAATATGTATGTACGATTGATTCTACATATGATAACGAAAATAAAAAAGCAGAAATGAACTTTATACTATTTCAACATGATATAGATAATAATTGGACAAGAAGTGACTTTTCTTTTGAAGAAGCTTGTTATTCCAATGAAGAAATAATTTCTTCGTTGAAATCTGTAGGTTTTAAGAACATTCAATTACACGGTACAAATAGAGCTTTTTTCATTTGTCAAAAATAA
- a CDS encoding GNAT family N-acetyltransferase, which yields MNIEQKKSLTVNEIQHMKNLAHICGQHDQIDYSSDLHVNFLTTRNKEEINDFLFYDDTQLIGALSMYDFERPTKLELMGFVHPNYRKQHIGTTLLQTAMKEIRIRAADEALIIMNGDSTSGKEFAKHMELPYLYSEYSMEFKAKEVQKTAQNTIHLTLASSESFLDLIEISSKAFGDSVENTTTWLQKMMNSSSHQVYSARIEEKVIGTITVSEQEQSTTLSGFAVHPSYQGKGYGQDILRYMVHTLITEGVSTIELDVETKNNNALKLYTQCGFEIKTKHDYYNVMNFEVNTYV from the coding sequence ATGAATATTGAACAAAAGAAATCTTTAACAGTAAACGAAATTCAGCACATGAAAAATTTAGCTCATATATGCGGACAACACGATCAAATTGATTATTCGTCAGATTTACATGTAAACTTTTTAACTACTCGTAACAAAGAAGAGATAAATGATTTTCTATTTTATGACGATACTCAATTAATCGGTGCATTAAGTATGTATGACTTTGAAAGACCAACAAAATTGGAGTTAATGGGGTTTGTTCATCCAAACTATAGGAAACAACATATAGGCACGACTCTTTTACAAACCGCAATGAAAGAAATACGAATAAGAGCGGCAGATGAAGCGCTTATTATTATGAATGGGGATTCTACTTCTGGGAAAGAATTTGCAAAACATATGGAGTTACCCTATTTATATAGTGAATATAGTATGGAGTTCAAAGCAAAAGAAGTTCAAAAAACAGCACAGAATACTATACACCTTACTCTTGCATCTTCAGAATCATTTCTTGATCTTATTGAAATTTCCAGTAAAGCTTTTGGAGATTCAGTAGAAAATACCACTACATGGTTACAAAAGATGATGAATTCATCTTCTCATCAAGTTTATAGTGCTCGTATCGAGGAAAAAGTGATAGGAACGATTACAGTTTCTGAGCAAGAGCAATCTACTACTCTATCAGGATTCGCAGTTCATCCTTCTTATCAAGGTAAAGGATACGGCCAAGATATTCTTAGGTACATGGTACACACCCTTATTACAGAAGGAGTTTCAACAATTGAATTAGACGTTGAAACAAAAAATAACAATGCTTTAAAACTATATACACAATGTGGTTTTGAAATTAAAACGAAGCATGACTATTATAATGTAATGAATTTCGAGGTGAATACATATGTGTAA
- a CDS encoding nitrate reductase translates to MLQQLFTSPILSVQTLHPGYEDHASDVFLVKTVAEEVIVRSSKMTEEPNNDFWWGCKNLFGIDPRSVHHLETVHTLLQERTNLPIPTILEKHILNGREFVVAEKLIGNTIHSFIGQSDSILFCLGKGLAEIHSFQAEFIGNPSSTFQVPLEKFKSHILKVSKELVNRFYSDNASIRNAFPTFESQLSSLPTPRESTLILIDMDPTQFLSDGATITGLVDTEAYAVAPREFDFIGLEYVFTEKEAHAFKQGYETIMPIPHLEECRPPYRYLYRLLSVQGSVELQKWLSHPSYF, encoded by the coding sequence GTGCTACAACAACTATTCACTTCACCTATTTTATCTGTTCAAACTTTACATCCAGGTTATGAAGACCATGCAAGCGATGTGTTTCTTGTTAAAACAGTAGCTGAAGAGGTTATCGTTCGTTCCTCAAAAATGACTGAAGAACCAAACAATGATTTTTGGTGGGGATGCAAAAACCTTTTTGGAATTGATCCAAGGAGCGTCCATCATTTAGAAACTGTACATACATTGCTGCAAGAACGTACTAATCTACCCATACCAACAATATTAGAAAAACATATTTTAAATGGCCGTGAATTCGTTGTAGCCGAAAAGTTAATAGGTAACACAATTCACTCTTTTATCGGACAATCTGATTCCATTTTATTCTGCCTTGGAAAAGGACTAGCAGAAATTCATTCGTTTCAAGCAGAGTTTATCGGAAACCCATCAAGTACTTTCCAAGTTCCACTAGAAAAATTTAAGTCTCACATATTAAAAGTCAGTAAAGAACTTGTAAATAGGTTTTATTCCGATAATGCGAGCATCCGTAACGCATTTCCTACTTTTGAGTCACAGCTTTCTTCCTTGCCAACACCAAGGGAATCTACGCTCATTTTAATTGATATGGACCCTACTCAGTTTTTATCAGATGGCGCAACTATTACGGGCTTAGTAGATACAGAAGCCTATGCAGTTGCTCCTCGGGAATTTGATTTTATCGGCTTAGAATATGTATTTACAGAAAAAGAGGCTCATGCTTTTAAACAAGGTTACGAAACTATTATGCCTATTCCTCATCTTGAAGAATGTAGGCCCCCCTATCGATATTTGTACCGATTATTATCTGTTCAAGGCAGTGTGGAGTTACAAAAGTGGCTAAGTCATCCATCCTATTTTTAA
- a CDS encoding macrolide family glycosyltransferase — protein MANVLVINFPGEGHINPTLAIVSELIRRGETVVSYCIEDYRKKIEETGAEFRVFENFLSQINIMERVNEGGSPLTMLSHMIEASERIVTQIVEETKGEKYDYLIYDNHFPVGRIIANVLKLPSVSSCTTFAFNQYITFNDEQESRQVDETNPLYQSCLAGMEKWNRQYGMKCNSMYDIMNHPGDITIVYTSKEYQPRSDVFDESYKFVGPSIATRKEVDSFPMEDLKDEKLIFVSMGTVFNEQPELYEKCFEAFKDVEATVVLVVGKKININQFENIPNNFKLYNYVPQLEVLQHADVFVTHGGMNSSSEALYYGVPLVVIPVTGDQPLVAKRVTEVGGGIRINRKELTSELLRETVKQVMEDVTFKANSRKVGESLRNAGGYNRAVDEIFKMRMNSYLKLK, from the coding sequence ATGGCAAATGTACTCGTAATAAATTTCCCTGGAGAAGGTCATATTAATCCGACTTTAGCTATTGTAAGTGAGTTAATTCGGCGAGGGGAGACAGTTGTTTCGTATTGTATTGAAGATTATAGAAAGAAGATTGAAGAAACAGGTGCAGAATTCCGAGTGTTTGAGAATTTTCTCTCTCAAATTAATATTATGGAACGAGTAAATGAAGGTGGGAGTCCTTTGACGATGCTATCTCATATGATTGAAGCATCAGAGCGTATTGTGACTCAAATTGTAGAAGAGACAAAAGGGGAAAAATACGATTATTTGATATACGATAATCATTTTCCCGTAGGACGTATTATAGCTAATGTTTTAAAATTACCTAGCGTTTCTTCTTGTACAACATTTGCTTTTAATCAGTACATTACTTTTAATGATGAGCAAGAATCAAGACAAGTAGATGAAACGAATCCATTATATCAATCTTGTTTAGCGGGAATGGAAAAATGGAATAGGCAGTATGGAATGAAATGTAATAGTATGTATGATATTATGAATCATCCTGGTGATATTACTATCGTATATACTTCAAAAGAATACCAGCCGCGTTCAGATGTATTCGATGAATCGTATAAGTTTGTCGGCCCATCAATTGCTACTCGAAAAGAAGTAGACAGCTTTCCTATGGAAGATTTAAAAGATGAAAAATTGATTTTCGTTTCTATGGGAACAGTTTTTAATGAACAACCGGAGCTATATGAAAAATGTTTTGAAGCGTTTAAAGATGTAGAAGCGACAGTCGTATTAGTTGTTGGTAAGAAGATAAATATAAATCAATTTGAAAACATTCCGAATAACTTTAAGTTATATAATTACGTGCCGCAATTAGAAGTCTTACAGCATGCTGACGTATTCGTGACACACGGTGGTATGAATAGTTCGAGTGAAGCACTATATTACGGTGTCCCGTTAGTTGTAATTCCGGTAACAGGAGATCAGCCTTTAGTTGCGAAACGAGTGACTGAAGTAGGGGGGGGAATAAGGATTAATCGTAAAGAATTAACTTCTGAATTGTTACGTGAGACTGTAAAACAAGTAATGGAGGATGTGACATTTAAAGCAAATAGTCGTAAAGTTGGTGAGTCTCTTAGAAATGCTGGTGGATATAATAGGGCAGTTGATGAAATATTTAAAATGCGGATGAATTCATATTTAAAACTTAAATAA
- a CDS encoding YitT family protein, whose protein sequence is MKRLFEYVLLTIGSIIVAGSLELILAPNGLVDGGVTAIAIMANKVAGLPLYGVFLGINIPILLFTAKVMGKKFFIRTSYANVVTTLGLIYLKPFPAITTSELLIVLYGGVLFGVGVGIVVKMGGAIDGSEMLAVWMNKHFKVPISTFLLAVNAVIFIFVAILFSIEQAMFSLAIFYIVTKMIDFILDGINQGKSVMIISGKNKEIGDLLMKELQLSVTYLHGEGGFLGEEKRIIYCITNRFIYPKMKDLVLSVDPTAIIEASYSTETTGVKRPGRAARSEK, encoded by the coding sequence ATGAAAAGATTATTTGAATACGTATTATTAACAATTGGGTCAATTATTGTAGCTGGTTCATTAGAACTTATTTTAGCACCTAATGGATTAGTAGATGGCGGGGTAACGGCCATTGCTATTATGGCGAATAAAGTTGCAGGGTTGCCACTGTATGGAGTGTTCTTAGGAATTAATATCCCGATTTTATTATTTACTGCAAAAGTAATGGGGAAGAAGTTCTTTATCCGTACATCCTATGCAAATGTTGTTACAACACTCGGATTGATTTATTTAAAACCATTTCCAGCGATTACAACTTCTGAATTGTTAATTGTTCTTTATGGAGGAGTTCTATTTGGTGTTGGTGTAGGGATTGTAGTAAAAATGGGCGGAGCAATTGATGGATCAGAAATGTTAGCTGTTTGGATGAATAAACATTTTAAAGTGCCGATTAGTACATTTTTACTTGCTGTAAATGCTGTTATTTTCATTTTTGTTGCCATTTTATTTTCAATTGAACAAGCGATGTTCTCATTAGCAATTTTCTATATTGTTACGAAGATGATTGATTTCATATTAGATGGTATTAATCAAGGAAAGAGCGTTATGATTATTTCTGGTAAAAATAAAGAAATAGGCGATCTACTTATGAAAGAATTGCAATTATCTGTTACGTATCTACATGGAGAAGGTGGTTTTTTAGGAGAAGAAAAGAGAATTATTTATTGTATTACAAACCGTTTCATTTATCCGAAAATGAAAGATCTCGTTCTCTCTGTAGATCCAACTGCTATCATTGAAGCTTCCTATTCAACAGAAACAACTGGTGTCAAACGTCCGGGAAGGGCAGCGAGATCAGAAAAATAG
- a CDS encoding PLP-dependent aminotransferase family protein produces MDLTIPLQLQSKIPLYLQIYEYMKREISHGSIRAGTRLPSHRNLAMQLNVSRITVESAYQQLLAEGYVESKPKRGIFVAEVDIDVIQAKHQIASNSANDKEKEQYDYDCSQGLIDQKAFPITSWKRALHETLFQYENELFAKEDPQGELVLREHISKYLYHARGVHSSPDQIIIGAGTQPLLWLLLQLLGPKKEYGIENPGFHRIPAMIQSSGLPVHPIPLDDKGIHISALRESGSNVAYVTPSHQFPLGIIMPLSRRLELLKWANDCNGYIIEDDYDGEFRYIGKPIPSLQGLDSNERVIYMGTFSKSFLPSLRMGYIVLPPHLLRAYKELGGMFKQTVSTLQQLTFATFIQNGDWERHINRSRTLYKRKHLSLIKSITNEMGNNIHILGEQSGLHIVLHVHNEMNEQELIHAAAKQRIKLYPLSTYDSVHNAREESYILLGFGSIPEDCIETVVKLLKKAWFPK; encoded by the coding sequence ATGGATCTGACTATCCCATTGCAATTACAAAGTAAAATACCCCTTTACTTACAAATTTACGAATATATGAAACGAGAAATCTCTCATGGATCAATACGTGCCGGTACACGCCTTCCTTCTCACCGAAATTTAGCTATGCAACTTAATGTGAGCCGTATTACAGTTGAATCTGCTTATCAACAATTACTAGCTGAAGGTTATGTAGAAAGCAAACCGAAACGCGGGATTTTTGTTGCAGAAGTTGATATTGATGTCATTCAAGCGAAACATCAAATTGCGTCAAACAGTGCTAACGATAAAGAAAAAGAACAATATGATTATGATTGTAGTCAAGGACTTATTGATCAAAAAGCTTTTCCGATAACAAGCTGGAAAAGAGCATTACACGAAACTTTATTTCAGTACGAAAATGAATTATTTGCTAAAGAAGATCCACAAGGTGAGCTCGTTCTACGAGAACATATTTCAAAGTATTTATATCATGCTCGTGGGGTACATTCTTCACCTGATCAAATTATTATCGGAGCAGGTACGCAGCCTCTTCTTTGGTTACTACTTCAACTACTTGGTCCAAAAAAAGAATACGGAATCGAAAATCCTGGATTTCACCGTATCCCTGCTATGATTCAAAGTTCTGGCCTTCCCGTTCACCCTATCCCTTTAGATGATAAAGGGATTCATATTTCCGCTTTACGTGAATCGGGTTCCAATGTAGCATATGTCACTCCTTCTCACCAATTTCCACTTGGAATCATTATGCCGTTATCTAGAAGACTCGAGTTATTAAAATGGGCGAATGATTGTAACGGATATATTATTGAAGATGATTACGATGGGGAATTTCGTTATATAGGAAAACCCATTCCTTCTTTACAAGGGTTAGATTCAAATGAACGTGTTATTTATATGGGAACTTTCTCGAAATCTTTTTTACCTTCTTTACGAATGGGATATATCGTTTTACCACCTCATCTTTTAAGAGCCTATAAAGAACTTGGTGGTATGTTTAAACAAACAGTTTCTACGCTGCAACAACTTACCTTTGCCACCTTTATTCAAAATGGTGACTGGGAACGCCATATTAACAGAAGTCGTACGTTATATAAAAGAAAACACCTTTCTTTAATTAAATCTATTACAAACGAAATGGGAAATAACATTCATATACTCGGTGAACAATCCGGACTTCATATTGTACTTCACGTTCATAATGAGATGAATGAACAAGAACTTATTCATGCAGCCGCTAAACAACGCATTAAGTTATATCCTCTTTCCACATACGATTCTGTTCATAATGCACGGGAAGAGTCGTATATATTGCTCGGTTTTGGCAGTATTCCAGAGGATTGTATCGAAACTGTTGTCAAATTACTGAAAAAGGCCTGGTTCCCTAAATAA
- a CDS encoding metallophosphoesterase, producing the protein MEKIKKLSIPNDVRVINISDIHGELDLFKELLHKVNFKEEDYLIINGDLCEKGRNSVGVVDYVMDLVVSKPNVYVVEGNCEVIVEALVNENPALIHYLCTRKNTIFNEWLAKLNVTVNEASDICEVKNILMSHFSKEIQWLTELPTAIETEDYIFVHAGLEDREDWKETERKNAIAMPEFFNKTHSANKYVVVGHWPVVNYSDEAPSNNPVIDEEKKIIAIDGGNAIKEAGQLNAFIIQRESASDTFSYTYVDYFPEYEVIADFNANSEMQGGVTYPYYYIEPMEKMKDYTVCKQRETNKLLSVKNEYIRQLDSGEYTVKTDISCAQISVRKGDMVSLVDNSCSGYDLIKKDGVEGWIEKGILVEIEKVK; encoded by the coding sequence TTGGAAAAAATAAAGAAATTATCTATACCAAATGATGTAAGAGTCATCAATATTTCTGATATTCATGGAGAATTAGATCTTTTTAAGGAATTATTACATAAAGTTAATTTTAAAGAAGAAGATTATTTAATTATTAATGGTGATCTATGTGAGAAAGGAAGAAATAGCGTTGGCGTCGTAGACTATGTGATGGATTTGGTAGTTAGCAAGCCAAACGTTTATGTAGTCGAAGGGAATTGTGAAGTTATAGTTGAAGCACTAGTAAATGAAAATCCTGCGCTAATACATTATTTATGTACGCGGAAGAATACAATTTTTAATGAATGGTTAGCGAAATTGAACGTTACCGTTAATGAAGCAAGTGATATTTGTGAAGTGAAAAACATATTGATGAGCCATTTTTCAAAAGAAATACAGTGGCTAACAGAATTACCAACAGCGATTGAAACAGAAGATTATATCTTTGTACATGCTGGCCTTGAAGATAGAGAGGATTGGAAAGAAACAGAACGAAAAAATGCGATAGCAATGCCGGAGTTTTTCAATAAAACACATAGCGCAAATAAGTATGTAGTTGTAGGTCATTGGCCTGTTGTGAACTATTCTGATGAAGCACCGTCTAACAATCCAGTTATTGATGAGGAGAAAAAGATTATTGCGATTGACGGCGGAAATGCGATTAAAGAAGCAGGACAATTAAACGCATTTATCATTCAGAGGGAAAGTGCAAGTGATACGTTTTCCTATACATATGTAGACTATTTTCCAGAGTATGAAGTAATAGCAGATTTTAATGCGAACTCAGAAATGCAGGGCGGGGTGACATATCCGTATTATTACATAGAGCCTATGGAGAAGATGAAAGATTATACGGTATGTAAGCAAAGAGAAACGAATAAATTACTCTCTGTGAAAAATGAATATATTAGGCAACTTGATTCAGGTGAATACACAGTGAAAACCGATATTTCTTGTGCACAAATAAGTGTAAGAAAAGGGGACATGGTTTCTCTCGTTGATAACAGCTGTTCAGGATATGATTTAATAAAAAAAGATGGAGTAGAAGGTTGGATAGAGAAAGGGATTTTAGTCGAGATAGAAAAGGTGAAATAG
- a CDS encoding GNAT family N-acetyltransferase encodes MQNVILKGNKVTIRTIKESDIKTLWDLVFKEENPEWKKWDAPYFPFSMQEYPSYKEGMQTRLKEEPLSNLIIEHNGQIIGTVGFYWEYKPTRWLEMGLVIYNPNYWNGGYGTEALTLYRDLLFEKMEIGRVGITTWSGNERMMKVAEKIGMTLEGRMRKCRYYNGTYYDSIRMGMIREEWEALCVTKG; translated from the coding sequence ATGCAAAACGTAATATTAAAAGGGAATAAAGTTACAATTCGTACAATTAAAGAATCAGATATAAAAACATTATGGGATCTTGTATTTAAAGAAGAAAATCCAGAATGGAAAAAATGGGATGCACCGTATTTTCCGTTTTCAATGCAAGAATACCCGTCTTATAAAGAGGGGATGCAAACCCGTTTAAAAGAAGAACCTCTATCCAATTTAATTATAGAACATAACGGTCAAATTATAGGGACAGTCGGGTTTTATTGGGAATATAAACCGACGCGTTGGTTGGAGATGGGGCTTGTTATTTACAATCCAAATTACTGGAATGGTGGCTACGGTACAGAAGCTTTAACTCTATATCGAGATTTACTATTTGAAAAGATGGAAATTGGTAGGGTAGGAATCACGACTTGGTCTGGTAATGAACGAATGATGAAAGTAGCGGAGAAAATAGGAATGACTTTAGAAGGTAGAATGCGCAAATGCCGATACTATAACGGAACGTACTATGATTCTATTCGAATGGGAATGATTCGTGAAGAATGGGAAGCGCTATGTGTAACGAAGGGGTGA
- a CDS encoding 2'-5' RNA ligase family protein — MYVMIATFDRVFTNKIIELQNEITNIIGTNQLAGVEPHITLADYNALDVNLYTKKLEEFVAVQENMAGVTFPSVGIFPTNGTIFLAPTITDELIRFHHSYHDYFKIFHDNLNSYYVPGKWVPHCTIANRLHANQFLSVMEYIYEKFDYAIASIEKLKLIKVNYENGSAISSSILAEYNLKRMGTTR, encoded by the coding sequence ATGTATGTTATGATTGCTACATTTGATCGTGTGTTTACTAATAAAATTATAGAATTGCAAAATGAAATAACAAATATCATTGGCACAAATCAATTAGCAGGAGTCGAACCTCATATTACATTGGCTGATTACAATGCGTTAGATGTTAATTTATATACTAAGAAACTAGAGGAGTTTGTAGCTGTTCAAGAGAATATGGCTGGGGTAACTTTTCCTTCTGTTGGAATTTTCCCTACTAATGGAACGATTTTTCTAGCACCGACCATTACCGATGAATTGATAAGGTTTCATCATTCTTATCATGATTATTTTAAAATTTTTCATGATAATTTAAATTCATATTATGTGCCTGGAAAATGGGTTCCGCATTGCACGATTGCAAATAGGTTACATGCAAATCAGTTTTTAAGTGTAATGGAATATATATATGAAAAATTTGATTACGCAATAGCTTCAATTGAGAAATTAAAATTAATTAAGGTGAATTATGAAAATGGTTCTGCCATTTCTTCTAGTATATTAGCAGAATATAATTTAAAGAGAATGGGGACAACGAGATGA
- a CDS encoding GNAT family N-acetyltransferase — translation MTYVIREMKQEDIHAVQSVAKIAWHDTYEGIIPREIQDSFLDEAYSDEKMKYRLENTHLFVAEEEGEVIGFANFSPVRLQNEAELGAIYLLPDQQGKGVGSALLKKGLTELKGLRKLYIHVEAANEKGKRFYEAKGFAQLEEFEEDFDGHMMQTVRMVLYV, via the coding sequence ATGACATATGTAATTAGAGAGATGAAGCAAGAAGATATTCATGCTGTACAATCCGTAGCGAAAATAGCTTGGCATGATACATACGAAGGCATTATTCCGAGAGAGATTCAAGACAGTTTTTTAGACGAGGCCTATTCGGATGAAAAAATGAAATATCGTCTCGAAAATACACATTTATTCGTTGCGGAAGAAGAGGGAGAAGTAATTGGCTTTGCGAATTTCTCTCCAGTTAGACTGCAAAACGAAGCAGAATTAGGAGCAATTTATTTGTTACCAGATCAGCAAGGGAAAGGGGTAGGAAGTGCTTTATTAAAAAAAGGGTTAACGGAATTAAAAGGACTTCGGAAACTATACATTCATGTAGAAGCAGCGAATGAAAAAGGAAAACGTTTTTATGAAGCGAAAGGTTTTGCACAATTAGAGGAATTTGAAGAAGATTTTGATGGACATATGATGCAGACAGTAAGGATGGTTTTATACGTATAA
- a CDS encoding cupin domain-containing protein produces MSAFQSNFIMSKILNHKGNVHIGAMHLQENGIIGYHEAVVSQLLLIVDGEGYVCGADKEKVKMKAGQAVFWEKGEFHETSTEKGLMAIVIESEELEQAILMSGSCEK; encoded by the coding sequence ATCTCAGCATTTCAATCAAATTTCATAATGTCGAAAATATTAAATCATAAAGGAAATGTACATATCGGTGCTATGCATTTACAAGAGAATGGAATAATCGGATATCATGAAGCAGTTGTATCGCAACTGCTTCTTATTGTGGACGGAGAAGGATATGTATGTGGAGCAGATAAAGAAAAAGTGAAGATGAAAGCGGGACAGGCTGTGTTTTGGGAGAAGGGCGAATTTCATGAAACGAGTACGGAAAAGGGATTGATGGCAATTGTAATTGAGTCGGAGGAACTTGAACAAGCGATATTAATGTCGGGGAGTTGTGAAAAATGA